The following are encoded together in the Populus trichocarpa isolate Nisqually-1 chromosome 5, P.trichocarpa_v4.1, whole genome shotgun sequence genome:
- the LOC7479193 gene encoding tubulin-folding cofactor C — MEEELPPPQSDLPSPNPASSIDATLQKKHQAMLDRLSNRHQSRQKTATTSTTIDSTASFLSTFTESKRSIESQLNNSPNTPDPTLLKSHLANISSSISSLEKLVAESSYFLPSYELRSSLKCIENLKQSLENLNSQLLPKKKFSFKNKSTSKPNPGNSNTNPIPPNPSHIPQSIRDSPGIRNKENQILSKNFKNFKEIGEFTLSDLDSCEVRLIGCINALFVNRLRNCRVYTGPVIGSILLEEVENCVFVLASHQIRIHNAKSCDFYLRVRSRPIIEDCGGVRFAPYCLRYVGIEEDLTKAGLEEEKENWGNVDDFKWLRAVKSPNWSVLEESERIGCLEIEDSGSTEAEMEIEGV; from the coding sequence ATGGAAGAAGAATTGCCGCCGCCGCAGTCAGATCTCCCAAGTCCAAACCCAGCCAGTTCCATTGACGCCACGCTCCAAAAAAAGCACCAAGCAATGCTAGACCGTCTCTCCAATCGCCACCAATCCCGCCAAAAAACCGctaccacctccaccaccattgATTCCACGGCCTCCTTCCTCTCCACTTTCACAGAATCCAAACGCTCAATCGAATCTCAACTCAACAACTCGCCTAACACACCAGATCCTACTCTCCTAAAATCTCACCTCGCTAATATCTCCTCCTCCATCTCCTCCCTCGAAAAACTCGTCGCCGAAAGCTCCTACTTTCTCCCTTCTTACGAACTCCGCTCCTCTCTCAAATGCATCGAGAATTTAAAACAATCTCTAGAGAATTTGAATTCTCAACTTCTCCCCAAGAAGAAATTCTCCTTCAAAAACAAATCCACTAGTAAACCAAATCCCGGTAATTCAAATACAAATCCAATCCCACCAAATCCATCTCACATACCTCAATCAATTCGCGATTCACCTGGAATtcgaaacaaagaaaaccaaattttaagcaaaaatttcaagaattttaaagAGATTGGGGAGTTTACGCTATCGGATTTGGATTCATGTGAAGTGAGATTGATCGGCTGCATTAACGCATTATTTGTTAACAGATTGAGGAATTGTAGGGTTTATACGGGACCTGTGATTGGTTCAATTTTGTTAGAGGAAGTCGAGAACTGCGTGTTCGTGTTAGCATCGCATCAGATAAGGATACATAATGCGAAaagttgtgatttttatttgagagtGAGGAGTAGACCGATAATTGAAGATTGTGGAGGTGTGAGGTTTGCGCCGTATTGTTTGAGGTATGTGGGCATTGAGGAGGATTTGACGAAAGCAGGGCTggaagaggagaaagaaaattgGGGAAATGTGGATGATTTCAAGTGGTTGAGAGCAGTGAAATCACCTAATTGGTCAGTTTTGGAGGAAAGTGAAAGGATTGGCTGTTTGGAGATTGAGGATTCGGGAAGCACTGAAGCTGAAATGGAGATTGAGGGGGTTTAG